Proteins from a genomic interval of Nodosilinea sp. FACHB-141:
- a CDS encoding PAS domain-containing protein — protein MRSEQHREMPDKLFGSGGEIETLLRSHDWSQTPLGAVETWSDDLKTAAQILLTELEQVQSAPERSQDHALHQANQLNAFRVKLAEALRPITDASEIQAIAARILGESLGATRVIYIEVVSEGEEVVVRCNYTNGVASLSGRYRLEDYQRNLTADHEAGRTQVVTDIPNDSTYTDAQKKKYREIDIAAHIDVPLIKKGQFVALLAAQQSTPRQWTETEVKLVEETAEQTWAATERAYAEAALRESEAKYRTLFESIDEGFCIVEVLFDENDTPVDYRILEVNPVFEQQTGLRQAVGKTARQLVSDPEYFWIETYGRVALTGEPIRFENHSAPMNRWFDVYACRTGQPEDRKVAIVFKDISDRKQIDEALRQTSADLEREVRKFDATLSTLTDFVFSFDLDGRFLYANQVLLDLWGVTAAEAIGKTMAELNYPAAVEQQALDDMRRVFETGDTVKNEITHTNPAGTEGYFEYIFSPVFAADGTVESVVGSARDISERKQAELEIQKFVSLADNSGVFIGMYDMNFVPFYVNPAGQQLAGLDDVQQYIETSVRDFFFPEDQDFIINEFLPHVLQEGQAEVEIRFRHFKTGEALWMIYNVFHIKDEHNQPIGLATVSRDITDRKQAEAALQESEELKQRILESSQDCIKVLTLEGRLVYLNTGGFNLLEIDDPASVLNAKWLDFWQDEDRQNAEAAFIAAKAGNAAQLQGCCPTAKGNLKWWDAIVTPIQDASGKVAQLLAISRDITRQKQAESKQEQLLKREQAAREEAERANRIKDEFLAVLSHELRSPLNPILGWTQLLKTGRFDQARQAEALATIERNAKLQSQLIEDLLDISRIMQGKLTLNPTHASLTFVISAAVETVRLAAEAKNIEIALDLDTQVAPIFGDAARLQQVVWNLLTNAVKFTPKGGQVTVELRQVEQLARIRVIDTGIGIKAQFIPYVFEYFRQEDGSTTRKFGGLGLGLAIVRQIVELHGGTVAVESDGEQQGATFIVQLPVLKRPTPVLSESTQPQLNSETLLDNVQILLVDDDADTREFQAFLLEQYGARVTAVPSGLEALQALERLVPDVIVSDIGMPEMDGYGLMQQIRSRPPAQGGTVPAIALTAYAAEIDQKRALEVGFQTHLTKPLEPERFVGEIVTLLQLN, from the coding sequence ATGAGGTCAGAGCAACACCGAGAGATGCCTGACAAGCTCTTTGGAAGCGGTGGTGAGATAGAAACACTCCTGCGCTCGCACGACTGGTCGCAAACGCCATTAGGAGCGGTTGAAACCTGGTCAGACGACTTGAAAACGGCAGCGCAAATTTTACTGACCGAGCTAGAGCAAGTACAGTCAGCCCCAGAGAGATCGCAAGATCATGCCTTACACCAGGCCAATCAGCTCAATGCGTTTCGAGTCAAACTAGCAGAGGCCCTGCGGCCGATTACTGATGCGTCAGAAATTCAGGCGATCGCCGCTCGCATTTTAGGTGAGTCTCTGGGCGCAACTCGCGTCATTTATATCGAAGTCGTGTCGGAGGGTGAGGAGGTCGTCGTTCGTTGCAACTACACCAATGGTGTAGCCTCCTTGAGCGGACGATACCGATTGGAGGACTACCAGCGCAATCTGACGGCTGATCATGAGGCTGGGCGCACTCAAGTCGTCACCGATATTCCCAACGACTCCACCTATACAGACGCTCAGAAAAAGAAATACCGCGAGATTGATATCGCGGCCCACATTGATGTGCCGCTAATCAAAAAAGGTCAGTTTGTGGCCCTACTGGCCGCTCAGCAATCAACACCACGTCAGTGGACGGAAACCGAGGTCAAACTAGTTGAAGAAACCGCAGAACAGACGTGGGCAGCCACTGAACGGGCCTATGCCGAAGCCGCACTGCGTGAGTCGGAAGCCAAATATCGCACCTTGTTTGAGTCGATCGACGAGGGCTTTTGCATTGTCGAGGTGCTGTTTGACGAGAACGACACGCCCGTTGATTACCGCATCTTAGAAGTTAATCCCGTGTTTGAGCAGCAAACCGGTTTACGACAAGCTGTCGGTAAAACAGCGCGTCAGTTAGTGTCCGATCCAGAATATTTCTGGATCGAAACCTACGGCAGAGTTGCCTTAACGGGAGAACCGATTCGCTTCGAGAATCATTCTGCACCGATGAACCGCTGGTTTGATGTTTATGCCTGCCGCACTGGACAACCGGAAGACCGAAAAGTGGCGATCGTATTCAAAGATATTAGCGATCGCAAACAAATAGACGAAGCGTTGCGGCAAACATCAGCCGACCTCGAACGTGAAGTACGAAAGTTTGATGCTACGCTTTCGACCCTCACCGATTTTGTATTTAGCTTTGACCTCGATGGGCGGTTTCTTTACGCCAATCAAGTGTTGCTCGATTTGTGGGGAGTCACCGCAGCAGAGGCGATCGGCAAGACGATGGCTGAACTTAATTATCCCGCAGCCGTTGAGCAGCAAGCGTTGGACGATATGCGACGAGTCTTTGAGACCGGAGATACCGTCAAAAACGAAATTACTCACACAAATCCAGCCGGAACTGAGGGCTACTTTGAGTATATTTTTAGCCCAGTGTTTGCCGCCGATGGCACTGTAGAGTCTGTTGTTGGTTCAGCCCGCGATATCAGCGAGCGCAAGCAGGCAGAACTTGAAATTCAAAAGTTTGTTTCCCTAGCCGATAACAGTGGGGTATTTATCGGCATGTACGATATGAATTTTGTCCCGTTTTATGTCAATCCAGCGGGTCAGCAACTAGCGGGACTGGATGATGTCCAGCAATACATTGAAACCTCAGTTAGAGACTTCTTTTTCCCTGAAGATCAAGACTTCATCATCAATGAGTTTCTTCCCCATGTATTGCAGGAGGGGCAAGCAGAGGTAGAAATTCGGTTCCGTCATTTCAAGACAGGCGAAGCATTGTGGATGATCTACAACGTCTTTCATATCAAAGATGAGCACAACCAGCCGATCGGGTTAGCCACCGTCAGTCGCGATATTACCGATCGCAAACAGGCAGAAGCTGCCTTGCAAGAGAGTGAAGAACTAAAGCAACGCATTTTGGAGAGCAGTCAAGACTGTATCAAAGTTTTAACGTTAGAGGGCCGACTCGTTTACTTGAATACAGGCGGCTTTAATCTCCTGGAAATTGACGATCCGGCCTCTGTTTTGAACGCCAAATGGCTCGATTTCTGGCAAGACGAAGATCGTCAAAATGCAGAGGCAGCGTTTATAGCCGCCAAAGCAGGCAATGCTGCTCAACTTCAAGGATGCTGCCCCACGGCAAAGGGCAACTTGAAGTGGTGGGATGCTATCGTCACCCCTATTCAAGATGCATCTGGCAAGGTTGCACAACTGTTAGCAATCTCACGCGATATCACCAGGCAAAAGCAAGCTGAATCGAAGCAAGAGCAACTGCTAAAACGAGAACAAGCGGCACGAGAAGAAGCAGAACGCGCCAACCGGATTAAGGATGAGTTTCTCGCAGTGCTGTCTCATGAGCTGCGATCGCCCCTCAACCCGATTTTGGGCTGGACCCAGTTGCTGAAAACCGGCAGATTCGACCAAGCCCGCCAAGCGGAAGCACTCGCGACGATCGAGCGCAATGCCAAACTGCAGTCTCAACTGATCGAAGACTTGCTTGACATCTCCCGCATCATGCAGGGCAAGCTGACCTTAAATCCGACTCACGCCAGTTTAACGTTTGTGATTTCTGCGGCCGTCGAAACCGTGCGGTTGGCAGCAGAAGCCAAGAATATTGAGATTGCACTTGACCTCGATACGCAAGTTGCCCCCATCTTTGGCGATGCTGCCCGGCTCCAGCAAGTGGTCTGGAACCTGCTGACCAATGCCGTCAAATTCACGCCCAAGGGCGGGCAAGTAACGGTCGAACTGCGGCAAGTGGAGCAATTGGCGCGAATTCGGGTAATCGATACAGGCATTGGCATCAAGGCTCAATTCATCCCTTATGTGTTTGAGTATTTTCGGCAAGAAGATGGTTCCACCACCCGTAAATTTGGCGGTCTAGGGTTAGGGCTCGCCATCGTGCGGCAGATTGTGGAACTCCACGGCGGTACAGTGGCGGTAGAGAGTGACGGTGAGCAGCAAGGTGCAACCTTCATCGTGCAGCTACCGGTCCTGAAGCGGCCAACACCCGTTCTCTCTGAATCAACCCAGCCTCAACTCAACTCAGAAACACTCCTAGACAACGTTCAAATCTTGCTCGTTGATGACGACGCTGATACCCGCGAGTTTCAGGCTTTTCTGCTAGAGCAATACGGGGCAAGGGTAACGGCGGTGCCTTCTGGCTTAGAGGCGCTGCAAGCCTTGGAGCGGTTGGTTCCTGATGTGATTGTTAGTGATATTGGCATGCCAGAGATGGATGGCTACGGGCTGATGCAGCAGATTCGCTCCCGTCCACCCGCTCAGGGCGGGACGGTTCCTGCGATTGCGCTCACGGCTTATGCCGCAGAAATTGACCAAAAAAGAGCCCTCGAAGTTGGATTTCAAACACACTTGACGAAACCGTTAGAGCCAGAACGATTTGTCGGCGAAATTGTAACCCTGCTCCAGCTGAATTGA
- a CDS encoding helix-turn-helix transcriptional regulator: MSAVAFHQDYLGIKQPAVGQLIRELRQTLKLTQEKFAAQLGVSFPTINRWENGHATPSPLALKQLETLLNQLAESPDRALQESSQAIQRKYLPPRRLNA; encoded by the coding sequence GTGAGCGCTGTGGCCTTTCATCAGGACTACTTAGGGATCAAACAGCCCGCCGTTGGTCAATTGATTCGAGAGCTGCGGCAAACCTTAAAACTGACCCAGGAGAAGTTTGCGGCTCAGCTTGGAGTCTCCTTTCCCACCATCAATCGTTGGGAAAACGGACATGCCACCCCTTCTCCCTTGGCACTCAAACAACTTGAAACCTTACTGAACCAATTGGCGGAGTCACCTGATAGGGCTTTACAGGAAAGCAGCCAGGCAATCCAAAGAAAATATTTGCCTCCAAGGAGGCTAAACGCATGA
- a CDS encoding sensor histidine kinase KdpD, producing the protein MLPTEKSMRLADFILGNVELILSEWETFARSLAPGGKMTKLALRNDAEAMLRATALDMQSGQSLAQQASKSKGHGGAVGEESDGLDHASVLHGVARMGSGFDIMEVISEYRALRASVLRLWTERHPQFDINDVNDIIRFNESIDQSLAAAVGSYTRRVDQSRRMFLAILGHDLRSPLNSISMAAQLISRTSGEHPASPRALSVIQTNTEAVTRLIRDLLDFASTGQGNRMPLRCDLVDIEILCRQVFEEFCVAHPQRTLRFHSDGNLTCDGDAARLRQVVSNLMGNAIQHGSDEGPVDLSLTSEGSTVVLSVHNEGLPIPSEMVDVIFDPLTRHTLPESTAQRVPGSVGLGLYIVREIVVAHGGTVEVTSTAEEGTTFTVRLPQLRPVGGERQLA; encoded by the coding sequence ATGCTCCCAACAGAAAAATCGATGCGACTGGCAGATTTCATTCTCGGGAACGTCGAGCTGATTCTCTCGGAATGGGAGACGTTTGCGCGCAGCCTCGCGCCAGGGGGAAAGATGACCAAGCTCGCCTTGCGTAACGATGCTGAGGCAATGCTGCGGGCCACCGCGCTAGATATGCAGAGCGGTCAGAGCCTCGCGCAGCAGGCAAGCAAGTCCAAGGGCCACGGCGGCGCTGTTGGTGAAGAGAGCGATGGCCTCGACCACGCCTCAGTGCTGCACGGTGTGGCCCGCATGGGCTCGGGCTTTGACATCATGGAGGTCATCTCCGAATACCGCGCCCTGCGCGCCAGCGTGCTCCGCCTGTGGACTGAGCGCCACCCGCAATTCGACATCAACGATGTCAACGATATCATCCGCTTCAACGAATCGATCGATCAATCGCTCGCCGCCGCTGTCGGCAGCTACACGCGCCGCGTCGATCAGTCGCGCCGCATGTTCCTGGCGATTCTCGGCCACGACTTGCGCAGCCCGCTGAACTCTATCAGCATGGCGGCACAACTCATCTCGCGCACCTCAGGCGAACACCCAGCCTCTCCTAGAGCCCTGTCGGTGATCCAGACGAACACGGAGGCGGTCACCCGGTTGATCCGCGACCTGCTCGACTTTGCCTCGACGGGGCAGGGCAACAGGATGCCGCTGAGGTGCGATCTGGTCGATATAGAAATCCTCTGTCGCCAAGTCTTCGAGGAATTTTGTGTTGCCCATCCGCAGCGCACGTTGCGCTTTCACTCAGACGGCAACCTCACGTGCGACGGCGATGCGGCTCGACTCCGCCAGGTCGTTTCCAACCTAATGGGCAACGCAATTCAACATGGATCAGACGAGGGGCCGGTGGACCTATCGCTCACTTCAGAGGGATCAACCGTGGTTTTGAGCGTACATAACGAAGGGCTGCCAATTCCATCAGAGATGGTGGACGTAATCTTTGATCCACTCACGCGCCACACCTTGCCAGAATCGACAGCGCAACGAGTTCCAGGCAGTGTTGGTTTAGGGTTGTACATCGTGCGTGAGATCGTCGTCGCCCATGGAGGTACGGTAGAGGTCACCTCGACAGCGGAGGAGGGCACAACCTTCACCGTCCGCCTGCCACAGCTGCGCCCGGTAGGGGGCGAGCGGCAGTTAGCGTAA
- a CDS encoding response regulator → MDDIIDNLFLLQTVLEAAGYQVDTADNGRTALVKVEASPPDLILMDVMMPEMNGYETVEKIRQNKNIPFIPILMVTAHEDANRIQGLAVGANDFIRKPIEIDEILDRVASFLRFGKQAISS, encoded by the coding sequence GTGGATGACATCATTGACAACTTATTTCTGCTGCAAACTGTTTTGGAAGCAGCAGGGTACCAGGTTGACACAGCGGACAACGGCAGAACAGCTCTTGTGAAAGTAGAAGCTTCGCCACCCGATTTGATTTTGATGGATGTGATGATGCCTGAAATGAATGGATATGAGACAGTTGAAAAGATTCGTCAAAACAAAAACATACCATTTATTCCTATTTTAATGGTGACTGCCCATGAAGATGCTAATCGCATTCAGGGGCTGGCAGTGGGTGCAAACGATTTTATTCGTAAACCAATAGAGATTGATGAGATTTTAGATAGAGTTGCAAGCTTTTTACGGTTTGGGAAACAAGCCATATCCTCTTAA
- a CDS encoding PAS domain-containing sensor histidine kinase: MTSPVPIPSPRLTKRFVLAGLALAFATDTLTPLGFAHANLYPLIVAAAGFSRSDRWVRMAAVASLGLTVAGFFVSPPAPPDFAIAYVIGNRLLAAMTIAITSGLTLEVLRYIKQVDTSQQALSDAYDTLNSQRTLLQIAGEIGRIGGWLVPLNSPTVIWSEEVCRIHEVESGFAPTLAQAIEFYSPEYRDRIATVVTACIETGLPFDEELQIITARQRRVWVRAIGQPVRDDQGEIVAIQGAFQDITAQKQAEESLEHSEQRFRQLADAMPLLVWTAEPDGTIDYTCYALRVYTGIYEPEPHPGQTWPMLLHPDDRDPCLAAWTAALQSSMPYRFELRLRRYDGDYRWHQVQAVPVRDQDGTIIKWYGTAVEIHEQKQLEHKARQTADHLNTTLESITDAFFTLDHEWRFTFLNRQAEELLQRRRSDLLGKYVSHEFPEAVGSVFHQQFETAIKEGRSVEFREFYSPLNAWLDVRAYPSSEGLTVYFRDVTERLALEEQLHQSQRLESIGQLTGGIAHDFNNLLTVILGNAELLSEMLAPDPRLQPLAEMIASAAQRGANLTQRLLAFARRQALAPEAVDVNQLMTTMDGLLRRTLGEHIDIEMVLEAGLWPALVDPVQLESALLNLCLNARDAMIQGGQLTLETANTDLTQDYTDQQAEVAPGPYVMMTVSDTGLGITPENLERVFEPFFTTKEKGKGTGLGLSMVYGFIKQSGGHIKLYSEPGQGTTIKMYLPRFSGDTGPQPRQVDSSVVGGSELILLVEDDELVRRYAHDQLVDLGYRVLVATNGPTALILLRQRDDIDLLFTDMVMPGGMSGRELAYLTRRFRPELKVLYTSGYSENTIVHQGRLDPGVQLLSKPYGRVKLSQKIRDALAAPH, encoded by the coding sequence ATGACCTCCCCAGTTCCCATTCCCTCCCCTCGTCTCACCAAAAGGTTTGTCCTCGCTGGGCTGGCGTTGGCGTTTGCCACTGATACCTTGACGCCTTTGGGGTTTGCCCACGCTAACCTGTACCCGCTGATTGTGGCGGCAGCGGGCTTCTCTCGCAGCGATCGCTGGGTGCGAATGGCTGCCGTTGCCAGTCTGGGCTTGACGGTGGCGGGCTTTTTTGTGTCGCCGCCAGCTCCCCCCGATTTTGCCATTGCCTATGTGATTGGCAATCGACTGCTGGCAGCTATGACGATCGCTATAACCAGCGGCCTCACCCTAGAAGTTTTGCGATACATCAAGCAGGTCGACACCTCTCAGCAAGCGCTTAGCGACGCTTACGACACCCTGAATTCGCAGCGGACCCTGCTGCAAATTGCAGGCGAAATTGGCCGCATTGGGGGCTGGCTGGTGCCCCTCAATAGCCCCACTGTGATCTGGTCGGAAGAGGTGTGTCGCATCCACGAGGTCGAGTCGGGGTTTGCCCCTACCCTGGCCCAGGCAATCGAGTTTTACTCGCCCGAATATCGCGATCGCATTGCCACCGTCGTTACAGCCTGTATCGAGACTGGCTTGCCCTTTGATGAAGAGCTGCAAATTATCACTGCCCGCCAGCGCCGAGTGTGGGTGCGCGCCATTGGTCAGCCCGTGCGCGACGACCAGGGAGAAATTGTGGCAATACAGGGGGCCTTCCAAGACATTACGGCCCAAAAGCAGGCCGAAGAATCCTTAGAGCATAGCGAGCAGCGGTTTCGTCAGCTGGCCGACGCCATGCCCCTGCTCGTTTGGACTGCCGAACCCGACGGCACTATTGACTACACCTGCTACGCTCTGCGGGTCTACACCGGCATCTATGAACCCGAACCCCATCCCGGTCAAACCTGGCCGATGCTGCTGCATCCCGACGATCGTGACCCTTGCCTGGCCGCGTGGACCGCAGCGTTGCAAAGCTCCATGCCCTACCGTTTTGAGTTGCGTCTGCGGCGCTACGACGGGGACTACCGGTGGCACCAGGTGCAGGCTGTCCCTGTTCGTGATCAAGACGGCACTATCATCAAGTGGTACGGCACTGCGGTTGAAATTCACGAGCAAAAGCAGCTTGAACATAAAGCTCGCCAGACTGCCGATCACCTTAACACCACTCTAGAGAGCATCACCGACGCCTTTTTTACCCTCGATCACGAGTGGCGCTTCACCTTTCTCAACCGTCAGGCCGAAGAACTCTTGCAGCGCCGGCGGTCTGATCTACTCGGCAAGTATGTCTCGCATGAGTTTCCAGAAGCGGTCGGCAGTGTCTTTCATCAGCAGTTTGAGACGGCTATTAAAGAGGGGCGCTCGGTTGAATTCCGAGAATTTTATTCGCCTCTAAATGCGTGGTTAGATGTACGAGCCTACCCCTCCAGCGAGGGCCTGACCGTGTATTTTCGAGACGTCACCGAGCGCCTTGCCCTAGAAGAGCAGCTGCACCAGTCCCAGCGGCTAGAATCTATCGGCCAGCTGACGGGTGGCATTGCCCATGACTTTAACAATCTACTCACCGTCATTTTGGGCAACGCTGAGTTGCTCAGCGAAATGCTGGCCCCCGACCCTCGACTTCAGCCCCTAGCGGAGATGATTGCCAGCGCCGCTCAGCGGGGAGCCAACCTCACCCAGCGGCTACTAGCCTTTGCCCGTCGCCAGGCCCTCGCCCCCGAAGCGGTGGATGTCAACCAGCTGATGACCACCATGGACGGGCTACTGCGCCGTACCTTGGGTGAGCACATCGACATTGAAATGGTACTTGAGGCCGGGCTGTGGCCTGCCTTGGTTGACCCGGTCCAGCTTGAAAGTGCCCTGCTCAACCTCTGCCTCAACGCCCGCGACGCCATGATTCAGGGGGGGCAGCTCACCCTTGAAACCGCCAACACCGATCTCACCCAAGACTATACCGACCAGCAGGCAGAAGTGGCGCCGGGGCCATACGTGATGATGACGGTGTCAGACACAGGGTTGGGCATTACCCCCGAGAATCTGGAGCGGGTGTTTGAACCCTTCTTTACGACCAAAGAAAAGGGCAAGGGCACCGGGTTGGGCCTGAGCATGGTTTACGGATTTATTAAGCAGTCGGGGGGCCACATCAAGCTCTACTCTGAGCCGGGCCAGGGTACCACCATCAAAATGTACCTACCCCGATTTTCGGGCGACACCGGGCCTCAGCCCCGTCAGGTAGATAGCTCCGTAGTGGGTGGCTCAGAGCTAATTTTGCTGGTTGAAGACGACGAATTGGTGCGCCGCTATGCCCACGATCAGCTCGTGGATTTGGGCTACCGGGTGCTGGTGGCCACCAATGGTCCCACTGCCCTGATTCTGCTGCGTCAGCGAGACGACATCGACCTGCTATTTACCGACATGGTCATGCCCGGCGGCATGAGCGGACGTGAGCTAGCCTATCTGACCCGGCGATTTAGACCAGAGTTAAAGGTGCTTTATACTTCGGGCTATAGCGAGAATACCATTGTCCATCAAGGCCGATTAGACCCTGGGGTACAGCTGTTGAGTAAACCCTATGGCCGAGTCAAACTCTCGCAAAAAATTCGTGATGCGCTGGCTGCGCCACACTGA